A region from the Stygiolobus caldivivus genome encodes:
- a CDS encoding Ni,Fe-hydrogenase I small subunit yields MDYCEVLEKVLKSNVVWIEAQSCSGESVSILKSGCKALDEMFFQSSPFKIFSLMCAEKSGLEYLKDVLSQEDFILVIEGAIPKDERLCYVGDMTCNELIMRLSQKAKAIIAVGSCAVNGGIIRELGYMGVREFLGKPVYEVPGCPASDKMMIAMIYQALAGGKP; encoded by the coding sequence ATGGACTATTGTGAAGTCTTAGAAAAAGTATTGAAAAGCAATGTAGTCTGGATAGAGGCGCAATCCTGCTCAGGTGAGAGCGTATCGATCTTAAAGTCCGGTTGTAAGGCACTAGACGAAATGTTCTTCCAGTCTTCGCCATTTAAGATATTCTCCCTAATGTGTGCCGAAAAAAGCGGGCTAGAGTACCTCAAGGACGTTCTATCACAAGAGGACTTTATCCTGGTAATTGAAGGTGCGATACCTAAAGACGAAAGGTTATGTTACGTAGGGGATATGACGTGTAATGAGCTCATCATGAGGCTCAGCCAAAAGGCTAAAGCAATTATAGCCGTAGGCTCATGTGCAGTAAACGGAGGTATAATAAGGGAGTTGGGGTACATGGGGGTTAGGGAGTTCTTAGGAAAACCCGTCTATGAAGTCCCGGGCTGTCCGGCTTCAGATAAAATGATGATAGCCATGATCTACCAAGCCCTCGCAGGTGGAAAGCCTTGA
- the hypE gene encoding hydrogenase expression/formation protein HypE, whose translation MSDPKSVITRLHGAGGSYMHNLIKEYFLPLYDGYGEIGLDVLDDGAVVNGVVFTTDSFTVRPLFFKGGDIGKLAVSGTVNDIAMMGGDPVALSLAVVIEEGFSKVDLAKISESIKKTAEEAGVHIVTGDTKVMEKGALDKMIINTSGIGVSSDALKYNFSVLRKTREVKHEWLVPMNLRDGDKIIVSGNIGDHAIAILSSREGIEFEISVESDVAPLNKMMKAVLEVGGIADAKDPTRGGLADLLNDWSEKSGLGIYIRENDIPVREDVRNAVEFLGLDLMELGNEGKAVLAVSPEMVRDILDTLHKTPWGKDAEVIGEVRKDIQGVILETVVGGKRLVTRPVGDPVPRIC comes from the coding sequence ATGAGTGATCCTAAGAGTGTAATTACTAGACTACACGGTGCAGGAGGCTCTTATATGCATAACCTTATAAAAGAGTACTTTCTCCCGCTCTACGACGGTTACGGAGAGATAGGGCTAGATGTACTTGATGACGGTGCAGTAGTTAACGGTGTGGTCTTCACAACTGACTCGTTTACCGTAAGACCGTTGTTTTTCAAAGGGGGCGACATCGGTAAGTTAGCTGTAAGCGGGACAGTTAACGATATTGCTATGATGGGGGGAGACCCAGTAGCCTTGAGCTTAGCTGTTGTAATTGAAGAAGGCTTCAGCAAAGTTGACCTTGCAAAGATCTCGGAGAGTATTAAGAAAACGGCAGAAGAGGCAGGAGTCCACATAGTGACCGGGGACACTAAAGTAATGGAAAAAGGTGCATTAGATAAGATGATAATTAATACAAGCGGTATAGGAGTTTCTTCAGATGCCCTAAAGTACAACTTTTCAGTCCTCAGGAAGACTAGAGAAGTCAAACACGAATGGTTAGTCCCGATGAATTTGAGGGACGGAGACAAGATAATCGTCTCGGGAAATATAGGAGACCACGCCATTGCAATCCTCTCGTCCAGAGAGGGAATAGAGTTCGAAATAAGTGTCGAATCCGACGTAGCACCGTTGAACAAAATGATGAAAGCAGTATTAGAAGTAGGAGGGATAGCTGACGCTAAAGACCCTACCAGAGGGGGTCTGGCAGACCTATTGAACGACTGGAGTGAAAAGTCCGGTCTGGGAATATACATTAGGGAAAACGATATACCGGTCAGAGAAGACGTAAGAAATGCAGTAGAGTTTCTAGGTTTAGACCTGATGGAACTGGGAAATGAAGGAAAAGCAGTCCTCGCAGTATCACCCGAGATGGTCAGGGACATATTAGACACGTTACATAAAACACCGTGGGGAAAGGACGCAGAGGTAATAGGTGAAGTGAGGAAGGATATTCAAGGTGTGATCCTAGAGACTGTGGTCGGAGGGAAGAGGCTTGTGACAAGACCAGTAGGTGACCCCGTCCCGAGGATCTGTTAG
- a CDS encoding HypC/HybG/HupF family hydrogenase formation chaperone yields the protein MCVAYPGKVIEISGEFAKVDFGGTVKDNVLISLVNAKVGDYVLVHAGYAIQVVDEEEAKKTIEMWEEMTKEMDEEQRKRDLYEAIGGKDE from the coding sequence ATGTGTGTAGCTTACCCCGGGAAAGTAATCGAAATAAGCGGAGAGTTCGCAAAGGTAGACTTCGGAGGTACTGTGAAAGACAACGTATTGATCTCGTTAGTAAACGCCAAGGTAGGCGACTATGTCTTAGTCCACGCAGGATATGCAATTCAGGTAGTTGATGAAGAAGAGGCTAAGAAGACTATTGAAATGTGGGAAGAAATGACTAAAGAAATGGATGAAGAACAGAGGAAAAGGGACTTATATGAGGCAATAGGTGGTAAAGATGAGTAA
- the hypD gene encoding hydrogenase formation protein HypD, whose protein sequence is MSNQSENKGKEKERLPQILKYYRNPTLAKAVVEKINDVARKIQEDIAIMHVCGSHEWTITHYGIRALLPDNVQVRAGPGCPVCITPATDIDDAVKLALDGVVVTTYGDMSRSKGTKMSLQDAKALGADVRVIYGVQDAVAMARKEPDKDFLFFAVGMDTTAPATAFEILRGVPRNLSFLVSYRYTPSIQGSVMESNVLGIDAFMSAGHSATITGMKPYYEYFLRTKKPVVFSGFEPIDVLLSIYMLLRQIHEGKPMLENEYTRAVTWEGNVKAQEVMDRVFDLEDGYVRGVAVFPKAGFKIKDEFKDVDAREKYGLRKGISTKDEYVAGARCGEVVMGLIDPPECPLYMKTCTPEDPKGSPMVSQEGTCWIWAHHKIVNYVPRCKR, encoded by the coding sequence ATGAGTAACCAAAGTGAAAATAAAGGAAAAGAAAAGGAGAGATTACCTCAGATACTAAAGTATTACAGAAACCCCACTCTAGCTAAAGCTGTAGTAGAGAAGATAAATGACGTCGCCAGAAAAATCCAAGAGGATATTGCCATAATGCACGTATGTGGCTCCCACGAGTGGACAATCACGCATTACGGTATAAGGGCTCTCCTGCCGGATAACGTACAAGTAAGGGCTGGACCAGGTTGCCCCGTCTGCATAACTCCCGCTACTGATATTGACGACGCTGTCAAACTGGCATTGGACGGGGTAGTCGTTACTACTTACGGTGATATGAGCAGGAGTAAAGGGACTAAAATGAGCCTCCAAGACGCAAAAGCACTCGGTGCAGATGTAAGAGTCATTTACGGAGTCCAAGACGCTGTAGCAATGGCGAGAAAAGAGCCGGACAAGGACTTCCTGTTTTTTGCTGTAGGTATGGACACTACTGCCCCGGCTACCGCTTTCGAGATCCTTAGAGGCGTCCCCAGAAATTTGAGCTTTCTTGTATCTTACAGATATACGCCCTCAATCCAGGGCTCCGTCATGGAGTCTAACGTGCTCGGTATTGATGCCTTTATGTCGGCAGGACATTCGGCAACTATAACGGGGATGAAACCCTATTACGAGTACTTCCTGAGGACTAAAAAACCAGTAGTGTTTTCCGGGTTCGAACCTATAGACGTGCTATTATCCATTTACATGCTATTACGGCAAATACATGAGGGGAAGCCCATGTTAGAAAACGAATACACAAGGGCTGTTACGTGGGAGGGAAATGTTAAGGCCCAGGAGGTCATGGATAGGGTATTTGACCTCGAGGACGGGTATGTGAGGGGAGTCGCTGTTTTTCCTAAAGCGGGGTTTAAGATAAAAGACGAATTTAAGGACGTTGACGCCAGAGAGAAATACGGGCTGAGGAAAGGTATTTCAACTAAAGACGAGTATGTAGCAGGCGCTAGGTGTGGAGAGGTGGTTATGGGACTGATTGACCCGCCCGAATGTCCACTCTATATGAAGACTTGTACACCTGAAGACCCTAAAGGCTCTCCCATGGTGTCCCAGGAGGGGACGTGTTGGATATGGGCCCACCACAAGATCGTTAATTACGTCCCTAGGTGTAAGAGGTGA
- a CDS encoding class II aldolase/adducin family protein yields the protein MISTVYMIGNTYCKLCQSDEGQLKKELVKSVRAFYYKGLITNAGGNQSARLPGSNKVWITPSGYPRMSLTEDDLIAVDLDGNVIEGDLKPSIETFAHLEVYKRRPDVNSVIHAHVPYVMGASISGYLEVTHGEAAAILGEVKIVPYAHPGTKELAKYIGDAFQGEGMKVPRVVITQNHGAFSAGACIHEARAFIEILDEWARFNVAAKALGGIRHKLSLIDLRKPGAGYIRAVKFGGRSGSK from the coding sequence GTGATAAGTACGGTATACATGATCGGTAATACCTATTGTAAGCTCTGCCAGTCTGACGAAGGACAGCTTAAAAAAGAGCTAGTGAAGAGTGTAAGGGCTTTCTATTATAAAGGGCTGATCACCAATGCAGGGGGGAACCAGAGTGCCAGGCTGCCGGGAAGTAATAAGGTCTGGATCACTCCTTCAGGTTATCCCAGGATGAGCTTAACGGAGGATGACCTCATAGCGGTAGACTTAGACGGTAATGTAATCGAAGGGGACCTGAAACCGTCAATAGAGACTTTTGCTCATTTGGAAGTATACAAAAGGAGGCCTGACGTAAATTCAGTTATCCACGCCCACGTCCCTTACGTTATGGGGGCTTCTATCTCAGGCTACTTGGAAGTTACTCACGGAGAGGCTGCAGCAATACTAGGTGAGGTAAAGATAGTACCTTACGCCCACCCCGGGACGAAAGAGTTGGCTAAATATATAGGAGACGCGTTCCAAGGGGAGGGCATGAAAGTACCTAGAGTAGTGATAACTCAAAACCACGGGGCGTTTTCCGCCGGTGCGTGTATCCACGAAGCGAGGGCTTTCATAGAGATCCTTGACGAGTGGGCTAGGTTCAACGTAGCAGCAAAGGCCCTTGGGGGTATAAGGCATAAGTTGAGTTTAATAGACCTGAGGAAGCCTGGGGCCGGGTATATTAGGGCGGTGAAGTTCGGTGGGAGAAGCGGGTCTAAGTGA